A section of the Dendrosporobacter quercicolus genome encodes:
- the ilvA gene encoding threonine ammonia-lyase, whose protein sequence is MTKQNNSIFKLGDAGVSINDVFAAAKKLDYVLKKTELIESPVFSSESGNTVFIKPENLQVTGAFKIRGAFHKLSRLNDAEKSRGVIASSAGNHAQGIGFAAQLLGITATVVMPATTPIIKVEATRNYGANVVLFGDSYDEAYKKARELEAVHNYVFVHPFDDLDVIIGQGTIALEILQQLEDVDEILVPIGGGGLASGIAFAAKTLKPSIKVIGVEPEGACCMKASLALNQVTELAAVDTIADGAAVKRPGSLTFELIRAFVDEIISVSDFDIAEAILLLIEKHKLIVEGAGALSLAGLKKISSKNKKVVCLVSGGNIDILTISAIINKALVFRGRLFCFTINLPDKPGELLHVAKIISALNANVIKLDHNQSKVMDSFKQVQLEVTVETNGHSHVAEIEDAFQRNGIEIQKIY, encoded by the coding sequence ATGACGAAGCAAAATAACAGTATATTTAAGCTGGGTGATGCCGGTGTGTCCATTAACGATGTTTTTGCTGCGGCAAAAAAACTGGATTATGTGTTAAAAAAGACCGAACTTATTGAAAGCCCGGTTTTTAGCAGCGAGAGCGGCAATACTGTGTTCATTAAACCCGAGAACCTGCAGGTTACGGGGGCATTCAAAATCCGCGGGGCGTTTCATAAACTAAGCCGGCTAAATGATGCCGAAAAAAGCAGAGGCGTTATTGCTTCGTCCGCGGGAAATCATGCGCAGGGAATCGGTTTTGCGGCACAGCTGCTGGGCATTACAGCAACTGTGGTGATGCCTGCGACCACCCCCATCATTAAGGTGGAAGCCACCAGGAATTATGGCGCCAATGTAGTATTATTCGGTGACAGCTATGATGAGGCTTACAAGAAAGCAAGAGAGCTTGAAGCTGTACATAATTATGTTTTTGTGCACCCGTTCGATGATTTGGATGTCATCATTGGCCAGGGAACAATCGCTTTGGAGATTTTGCAGCAACTGGAAGATGTTGACGAAATCCTGGTGCCGATCGGCGGAGGGGGGCTGGCCAGCGGCATAGCCTTTGCGGCAAAAACATTAAAACCGTCCATCAAGGTGATCGGCGTTGAGCCGGAAGGCGCCTGTTGTATGAAAGCCTCTCTGGCGCTCAATCAGGTAACGGAGCTGGCAGCAGTGGATACCATAGCCGATGGCGCCGCGGTAAAACGTCCGGGCAGCCTGACGTTTGAATTGATCAGAGCGTTTGTCGATGAAATCATTTCGGTTTCTGATTTTGATATTGCTGAAGCAATATTGCTGCTCATCGAAAAGCATAAGCTGATTGTCGAAGGCGCAGGAGCTCTTTCCTTAGCCGGGTTGAAAAAAATATCCTCTAAAAACAAAAAAGTTGTTTGCCTGGTCAGCGGCGGCAATATTGATATTTTAACGATTTCCGCGATTATCAATAAAGCGCTGGTATTCAGAGGCAGACTGTTTTGCTTTACCATTAATTTGCCGGATAAGCCGGGGGAATTACTGCATGTGGCTAAAATCATCTCGGCATTAAATGCCAATGTAATTAAGCTGGATCATAATCAGTCCAAGGTAATGGACAGCTTTAAGCAGGTTCAGCTGGAAGTAACGGTAGAAACCAACGGACACAGCCATGTCGCGGAAATAGAAGACGCCTTTCAGCGCAACGGCATCGAAATTCAAAAAATTTACTGA
- a CDS encoding LysR family transcriptional regulator, whose amino-acid sequence MELRQIEYFCMVGKLNSFTRAAEQLHIAQPSITQAIRKLEQELGVQLFDRSKKRALLTAEGKAFWDRMELWLNDLAQAVQEVQDFKNLRKGTFKVGIPPMIEAYLFPEIFSSFKQQQPGLNLIAFEESSSLEAAVKLENNELDLAIIILPETSETLDSLVIVREQLVLCLHKEHWLAKRQAAKFEQLKNEQFILLKEGAYQHQIVISRCLRQNFMPNTIFSSNQIKTIKGLVANGLGISLLMEMVVRNDPAIIAIPLDEPIVFDIGLAWKKDQCLSTAAKAFVKFIEQRYTTTGAE is encoded by the coding sequence ATGGAATTAAGGCAGATCGAATATTTTTGCATGGTTGGCAAGCTGAATAGTTTTACCAGAGCGGCTGAACAATTGCATATTGCTCAGCCTTCAATTACGCAGGCGATCCGTAAGCTGGAGCAGGAGCTGGGGGTACAACTGTTTGATCGCAGTAAAAAGCGGGCCTTGCTTACGGCTGAAGGAAAGGCCTTTTGGGACAGAATGGAGCTTTGGCTCAATGACCTGGCGCAAGCCGTTCAAGAGGTTCAGGATTTTAAAAACTTACGCAAAGGCACATTTAAGGTTGGCATTCCGCCAATGATTGAGGCCTATCTGTTTCCCGAAATATTCTCCAGTTTTAAGCAGCAGCAGCCCGGTTTGAACCTGATTGCCTTTGAGGAAAGTTCTTCGCTGGAGGCTGCGGTGAAACTGGAGAACAATGAACTTGACCTGGCGATTATTATTTTGCCTGAAACCTCGGAGACACTGGATTCTTTGGTCATTGTCCGGGAACAGCTTGTTTTGTGCCTGCACAAGGAGCACTGGCTGGCTAAACGGCAGGCGGCCAAGTTTGAGCAGCTGAAAAATGAACAGTTTATTCTGCTGAAAGAAGGCGCTTATCAGCACCAGATTGTCATCAGCCGGTGCTTGCGGCAGAATTTTATGCCCAATACCATATTTTCGTCAAATCAGATTAAGACCATCAAAGGACTGGTTGCCAATGGACTGGGAATTTCCCTGCTGATGGAGATGGTGGTCCGCAATGACCCCGCGATTATTGCTATTCCTTTAGATGAGCCGATTGTTTTTGATATTGGTCTGGCCTGGAAAAAAGATCAATGCCTGTCAACGGCAGCTAAGGCGTTTGTTAAGTTTATTGAACAGCGGTATACAACTACCGGCGCAGAATAG
- a CDS encoding FAD-binding oxidoreductase, with protein sequence MITEAVKAQIRNIVGPNNAIDSTIECFGYSYDSSFVPMAKENIPELVVLPSSVQEVAQVMAIANANRIPVTPRGSASGRTGGSIPAAAGISLALNRMNRIVELDERNMMITVEAGVRTIDIYQACAQKGLFFPPDPASWKYSTIGGNVGENAGGMRAVKYGVTSNYVMGLEVVLADGTVINTGGKAMKNVTGYNLTQLITGSEGTLGIITKVLLRLIPMPKTRNTMQLMFGSLANACHTIHQMLMSGLVPAAAELMDKISLQAVARHRKLDISPGIEACVVLEIDGETKADLQQQAERIADIARRLEVIEVRIAASDEEVEEIWAIRRGLSSAIGAMAPNRFGEDISVPRDAFPRAVDLIRAIGEKYQLTIAVYGHAGDGNIHPSVLCDLSKPGEEKRVQQAVDEIFAAALSVGGTLSGEHGIGLTKRAYLVNALGEAGVQTLKAIKQALDAQGILNPGKIWQ encoded by the coding sequence ATGATTACAGAAGCTGTCAAAGCGCAAATCCGCAATATTGTGGGGCCGAATAATGCCATTGATTCTACGATTGAGTGCTTTGGATATTCCTATGATTCGTCCTTTGTGCCAATGGCCAAAGAAAATATACCGGAACTGGTGGTGCTGCCAAGCAGCGTCCAGGAGGTAGCGCAAGTCATGGCAATTGCCAACGCAAATCGGATACCGGTAACGCCGCGCGGCAGCGCCAGCGGCCGGACCGGGGGCAGCATTCCTGCCGCAGCCGGTATCTCCCTGGCGCTTAACCGGATGAACAGAATCGTGGAGCTGGATGAGCGGAATATGATGATAACGGTGGAGGCGGGGGTGAGAACAATTGATATTTATCAGGCCTGTGCGCAAAAGGGGTTGTTTTTTCCGCCTGATCCGGCCAGCTGGAAGTATTCGACCATTGGCGGCAATGTCGGGGAAAACGCCGGAGGAATGCGGGCGGTAAAATACGGTGTTACCAGCAATTATGTCATGGGACTGGAGGTAGTACTGGCTGACGGCACTGTCATCAATACCGGGGGAAAAGCAATGAAAAATGTGACCGGTTATAATCTTACCCAATTAATTACCGGCTCGGAGGGAACACTGGGGATTATTACCAAGGTGTTGCTGCGATTGATTCCAATGCCCAAAACCCGCAACACAATGCAGCTCATGTTTGGTTCTTTGGCTAACGCCTGTCATACCATTCATCAGATGTTAATGAGCGGGCTGGTGCCGGCAGCGGCGGAATTAATGGATAAAATAAGCCTGCAGGCGGTAGCGCGTCACCGCAAGCTGGACATCAGCCCGGGCATTGAAGCCTGCGTAGTATTGGAAATTGACGGTGAAACCAAGGCTGATCTGCAGCAGCAGGCGGAGCGGATTGCGGACATTGCCCGTCGGCTTGAGGTTATTGAGGTCAGGATTGCCGCTTCAGACGAAGAAGTGGAAGAAATATGGGCGATACGACGGGGCTTAAGTTCAGCCATCGGCGCAATGGCGCCAAACCGGTTTGGCGAAGATATTTCGGTGCCGCGTGACGCGTTTCCCAGGGCGGTTGATTTGATCAGGGCAATTGGTGAAAAGTATCAACTGACGATTGCTGTCTATGGCCACGCTGGCGACGGCAACATTCATCCGTCCGTACTGTGCGACCTGTCTAAGCCCGGTGAGGAAAAACGGGTTCAGCAGGCGGTAGATGAAATTTTTGCCGCCGCCTTGTCGGTGGGGGGAACCCTGTCGGGTGAGCATGGCATCGGTCTAACCAAACGGGCTTATCTGGTCAATGCTTTAGGAGAAGCCGGCGTTCAAACGCTCAAAGCCATCAAACAGGCCCTGGATGCCCAAGGCATTTTGAATCCCGGAAAAATCTGGCAGTGA
- a CDS encoding (Fe-S)-binding protein, whose amino-acid sequence MENSLKKNNYLQAVQTIVSQCDRCGSCLTVCPLYEARDIESSSARGKNNIARGILAGVIKPDREAQKSVDFCLLCRTCIEHCPNKVKTDDAMIAVRQFLADRNGTPGFKYKVLGGLMKNRRLVKLSAGMLTVIRRLGLSPIVPYGMAPREFTRRQYLAAFAGPAALGSLPAAAPAVITGRSRVAYFKGCGMQLMFPDAVQESIQILRTVTEPQFVDNLCCGLPQLAHGLRADFLAMAKENIIRFAQADVIVGDCASCSGTLKHIAAYLADDPEWAERAAAFSSKVMGLSEYLFQAGYQPRNQSKGKITFHEPCHLGRGQGIKNQPRELLKAAGNFVEMAAANSCCGGAGSFHVDYPEIAGDILGKKQRSIEASGAQIVVSECPTCLVQLNKAALNSGGKFRAMHISQVL is encoded by the coding sequence ATGGAGAATTCACTTAAAAAAAATAACTATTTGCAAGCTGTGCAAACAATTGTAAGTCAGTGCGACCGCTGCGGCTCCTGTCTTACCGTATGTCCCCTGTATGAGGCCAGAGATATTGAGTCGTCAAGCGCCAGAGGCAAGAACAATATTGCCAGGGGAATACTTGCCGGTGTAATCAAGCCGGACAGAGAAGCGCAGAAGTCGGTTGATTTTTGCCTGCTGTGCCGGACTTGTATTGAGCATTGTCCCAACAAGGTAAAAACAGATGACGCCATGATTGCTGTGCGGCAGTTTTTGGCCGACCGGAACGGCACGCCGGGGTTTAAATACAAGGTTTTGGGCGGACTGATGAAAAACCGCCGGCTGGTAAAATTGTCGGCGGGAATGCTTACGGTAATCCGCCGGCTGGGGCTGAGCCCAATTGTGCCTTATGGCATGGCGCCCCGTGAATTTACCCGCCGGCAATATCTGGCGGCTTTTGCCGGGCCGGCGGCTCTGGGCAGTTTGCCGGCTGCAGCTCCGGCGGTCATTACCGGCCGGTCGAGGGTGGCCTATTTTAAAGGCTGTGGCATGCAGCTGATGTTTCCTGATGCTGTGCAGGAGAGCATTCAAATTTTGCGCACCGTCACTGAGCCGCAGTTTGTTGACAATTTATGCTGCGGCTTGCCGCAGCTGGCGCATGGTTTGCGGGCTGATTTTCTGGCAATGGCCAAAGAAAATATCATAAGGTTTGCGCAAGCCGATGTTATTGTCGGTGATTGCGCCAGTTGCAGCGGCACACTTAAGCACATCGCCGCTTATCTGGCCGATGATCCGGAATGGGCGGAGCGGGCTGCGGCTTTTAGCAGCAAGGTGATGGGACTTAGCGAGTATTTGTTTCAGGCCGGTTACCAGCCGCGCAATCAGAGCAAGGGTAAAATAACGTTTCATGAGCCTTGTCATTTAGGGCGGGGACAGGGAATAAAAAACCAGCCGCGTGAATTGCTTAAGGCAGCAGGAAATTTTGTTGAAATGGCCGCCGCAAATAGCTGCTGTGGCGGCGCCGGATCCTTTCATGTGGATTATCCGGAGATTGCCGGCGATATTCTGGGCAAAAAGCAGCGAAGCATTGAAGCTTCCGGCGCTCAAATTGTGGTGTCGGAGTGTCCGACCTGTCTGGTACAGCTTAATAAAGCGGCGCTGAACAGCGGGGGTAAATTCAGGGCAATGCATATTAGCCAGGTCTTGTAA
- the dcuC gene encoding C4-dicarboxylate transporter DcuC: protein MIWIGGFIIILTLAAIIKRYETRLVLFLAGLAMALVAGRPLEAMDAFAKAMVNQGLVTTICTVMGFSYVMKTTGCDSHLVNCLTSLLKRVKFLLIPGSVALTWVLNIALPSTAGCAAAVGAVLIPMLVRSGVHPAMAAACVMGGTFGSTLSPGLVHNPFVAKLANVDVMTVIAGHTPAVFAALVISAASLTTVCYFRQEGPSAQRAAAFGADEEKFKVNPVKAAVPVVPLALLVLGSKMVGVIPPVTVPQAMLMGAMLGFVVTWQDPQEISRSFFKGMGESYAEIIGIIIAAAVFTQGLEIIGLTGALIEKMKQSEDIALYAASFGPYLLAILSGSGDAAALAFNGAVTPHAVQFGFTITDMGSLATISGALGRTMSPVAGATIVCATLAAVSPIEIAKRTAPGMGIALIAMIIIFAMK from the coding sequence ATGATCTGGATCGGTGGTTTCATTATCATCCTGACCTTGGCGGCAATCATCAAACGTTATGAAACACGGCTGGTATTATTTCTGGCCGGGCTGGCAATGGCGCTGGTGGCTGGCAGACCGCTGGAAGCCATGGATGCCTTTGCCAAAGCAATGGTGAACCAGGGGCTGGTAACAACAATCTGTACGGTGATGGGATTTTCCTATGTAATGAAAACGACCGGCTGTGACAGTCATCTGGTCAACTGCCTGACCTCGCTGTTAAAGCGGGTCAAGTTTCTGCTGATACCAGGTTCGGTGGCGTTAACCTGGGTGCTGAATATCGCTCTGCCGAGTACGGCCGGCTGCGCAGCGGCCGTTGGCGCTGTCCTGATACCAATGCTGGTCCGGTCGGGCGTCCATCCGGCAATGGCGGCCGCCTGTGTAATGGGAGGGACTTTCGGCAGTACGTTAAGTCCCGGTCTTGTTCACAATCCGTTTGTCGCCAAACTGGCCAATGTCGATGTCATGACCGTCATTGCCGGACATACTCCGGCCGTATTTGCGGCGCTGGTCATTTCCGCAGCCAGCCTGACCACAGTCTGTTATTTTCGCCAAGAAGGTCCCAGCGCTCAACGGGCGGCGGCTTTTGGCGCTGATGAGGAAAAATTCAAGGTCAATCCGGTCAAGGCGGCAGTGCCGGTGGTACCATTGGCGCTGCTGGTATTAGGCAGCAAAATGGTTGGTGTTATTCCGCCGGTTACTGTGCCGCAGGCGATGCTTATGGGAGCTATGCTGGGATTTGTTGTAACCTGGCAGGATCCGCAGGAAATATCACGGAGCTTTTTTAAAGGCATGGGAGAATCCTATGCTGAAATCATCGGCATTATTATTGCAGCAGCCGTTTTTACCCAGGGATTGGAAATCATCGGGTTAACCGGCGCACTGATCGAAAAAATGAAACAATCCGAGGATATTGCCTTATATGCGGCCTCTTTCGGTCCGTATCTGCTGGCTATTTTAAGCGGTTCCGGCGATGCCGCCGCTCTGGCGTTCAACGGGGCTGTTACACCTCATGCCGTCCAATTCGGCTTTACCATCACCGACATGGGCTCGCTGGCAACCATATCAGGCGCGTTAGGCCGAACAATGTCGCCGGTAGCCGGTGCAACCATCGTTTGTGCAACGCTGGCCGCCGTAAGTCCAATCGAAATTGCCAAACGGACGGCACCCGGCATGGGTATTGCACTCATCGCTATGATCATTATTTTTGCAATGAAATAG
- a CDS encoding pyridoxal phosphate-dependent aminotransferase, whose translation MTRNQGKPEGVLSERIHRIALPSFKELADLSVRHQAIDLGGGKPDFPAEKTFKDAAIQAIQDDFNQYAPAQGILELRAGISQRLHQKTQIRYDAEQEITICNGVTESLAATLLAVINPGDEVIILTPAFPAYTGNVCLAGGIPVYVELTAPHFHLDKQRLETAITPRTKAIVFNSPHNPSGRIFTDAEIRGVAELSQKYDLLVITDEIYDEIYFTKEAPPAIWQLPGMRLRTIITNGFSKTYSVTGWRLGYVIAPPELTQGIRTAHSCLVLNSALPLQLGMVEAIRSREEYYLELRKSYTARLAVLAAGLAELEIPCLAPEGGYFLLADFSGLGWDDDLAFAKYLTAHIGVSARPLSAFYPNGHPAGKKLWLRFAFCKQEEVLTAAIERLKKLSLTISLQK comes from the coding sequence ATGACACGCAACCAAGGAAAGCCTGAAGGGGTATTATCCGAACGCATTCACCGGATTGCGCTGCCAAGCTTCAAAGAGCTTGCCGATCTGTCGGTCCGGCATCAGGCAATTGATCTGGGCGGCGGCAAACCTGACTTTCCGGCGGAAAAAACGTTCAAAGACGCCGCAATACAGGCGATACAGGACGATTTTAACCAATATGCGCCCGCTCAGGGAATCCTTGAATTACGAGCCGGAATTTCCCAAAGATTACACCAAAAAACCCAAATCCGCTATGACGCCGAACAGGAAATTACCATTTGCAATGGCGTAACGGAAAGTCTTGCAGCCACACTGCTGGCCGTCATCAATCCGGGCGATGAGGTGATTATTTTAACGCCGGCATTTCCCGCCTATACCGGGAATGTATGCTTAGCCGGCGGAATACCTGTTTATGTGGAATTGACAGCGCCGCACTTTCACCTGGATAAACAACGCCTTGAAACGGCAATCACCCCGCGTACCAAAGCCATCGTGTTCAACTCGCCGCATAATCCTTCCGGCCGGATCTTTACCGATGCAGAAATCCGGGGAGTCGCTGAGTTAAGCCAAAAATATGATTTGCTGGTCATTACCGATGAAATTTATGATGAAATCTATTTTACCAAAGAAGCCCCCCCGGCCATTTGGCAGCTGCCCGGAATGCGTTTGCGGACAATCATCACCAACGGTTTTTCAAAAACCTACAGCGTTACCGGCTGGCGGCTTGGCTATGTGATCGCGCCGCCGGAGCTAACCCAGGGTATTCGAACGGCGCACAGCTGTTTGGTATTAAATTCTGCTCTTCCCCTGCAGCTGGGCATGGTCGAAGCCATCCGCAGCCGGGAAGAATACTACCTGGAATTAAGAAAGTCTTATACCGCAAGACTGGCGGTGCTGGCAGCGGGCTTGGCCGAGCTGGAAATTCCCTGCCTGGCGCCGGAAGGAGGTTATTTCTTACTGGCGGACTTCTCCGGCCTGGGCTGGGACGATGATCTTGCATTTGCGAAATATCTGACTGCCCATATTGGCGTGTCCGCCCGTCCTTTATCTGCTTTTTACCCCAACGGACATCCGGCCGGAAAAAAACTTTGGCTGAGATTTGCCTTTTGTAAACAGGAAGAAGTATTAACAGCCGCCATCGAACGATTAAAAAAGCTAAGCCTGACTATTTCATTGCAAAAATAA
- a CDS encoding FAD-binding oxidoreductase: protein MKPYQPVTPAILSAITAIVGAGHILTGSDIPDHYARDEGTPPHLCQIPGVVVYPADAGQVAAIVRLANQERIPVTPRGGGTGLTGGAVARHDGILLDLCRLNRIIHVDRKARYLIAEAAARTCDIQQAARENGLLYAGDPCSNDDCVIGGNIATNAGGNMAVKYGVTSDQVYQLEVVTAQGKIVSLGGRLKKNSTGYALTRLIAGSEGTLGIVTRATLKLQPLAPIIKNYLAVFSGLNAALTSINTVLADGRVDPISLELLDRKTLLGLEDYLKKSFFRQKTGDVVIIQTEAGDETEVRQKHDRLQTLLAAPGLLDFFETNGEEIWQARRMWGKPNSLKNPVSISEDFVVPVDAIDSFVQTLEQLISEFQFDFRIAGHVGDGNIHLRVQPGPLPLDVWEKTLPLFQRQIYAAVYQLGGRLSGEHGIGLKRKASLAALIDPVELELMQALKQAFDPNRILNPGKIFDLP, encoded by the coding sequence ATGAAACCTTATCAGCCGGTAACCCCTGCTATACTTTCCGCCATCACCGCTATCGTCGGGGCCGGTCATATACTGACCGGCAGCGATATTCCCGACCATTACGCCCGGGATGAGGGAACGCCGCCCCACCTCTGCCAGATCCCCGGCGTTGTCGTTTATCCGGCCGATGCCGGCCAAGTGGCAGCGATTGTCCGCCTCGCCAACCAGGAGCGGATACCGGTTACCCCCCGCGGCGGCGGCACCGGGCTGACCGGCGGGGCAGTTGCCCGGCACGACGGCATTCTGCTCGATCTTTGCCGTCTCAACCGGATTATCCATGTTGACAGGAAAGCGCGTTATTTAATTGCTGAAGCCGCCGCCCGTACCTGCGATATCCAGCAGGCGGCCAGAGAAAACGGCCTGCTTTACGCCGGCGATCCCTGCAGCAATGACGACTGCGTCATCGGCGGCAACATCGCCACCAATGCCGGCGGCAACATGGCCGTCAAATACGGCGTAACCTCCGATCAGGTATACCAGCTGGAAGTGGTTACCGCGCAAGGTAAAATTGTCAGCTTAGGCGGACGCCTGAAAAAAAATTCAACCGGCTATGCGCTGACCCGCCTCATCGCCGGCTCTGAGGGAACGCTTGGCATTGTCACCAGGGCTACCCTGAAATTACAGCCGCTTGCCCCCATCATTAAAAATTATCTGGCGGTCTTCTCGGGCTTAAACGCTGCTCTCACCTCCATCAATACCGTGCTTGCCGATGGGCGGGTCGATCCCATATCGTTGGAATTGCTTGACCGCAAAACACTGTTAGGGCTGGAAGACTACCTGAAAAAATCTTTTTTCCGGCAAAAAACCGGGGATGTTGTCATTATTCAAACCGAAGCCGGCGATGAAACTGAAGTCAGACAAAAGCACGACCGTCTTCAAACCCTTTTGGCGGCTCCGGGCCTGCTGGATTTTTTCGAAACCAATGGCGAGGAAATCTGGCAGGCCAGACGGATGTGGGGGAAACCGAACAGCCTCAAAAATCCGGTCAGCATATCGGAGGACTTTGTTGTTCCGGTTGACGCGATCGACAGCTTTGTGCAAACACTGGAACAGCTGATCAGCGAATTTCAATTTGATTTTCGTATTGCCGGACACGTCGGCGACGGCAATATCCACTTGCGGGTTCAGCCAGGCCCGCTCCCGCTTGACGTCTGGGAAAAAACGCTGCCGCTGTTTCAGCGCCAAATCTACGCGGCGGTTTATCAATTAGGCGGCCGCCTGTCCGGCGAACACGGCATTGGGCTCAAACGCAAAGCCTCCCTGGCCGCCCTGATCGATCCGGTTGAGCTGGAATTGATGCAGGCGCTGAAACAAGCCTTCGACCCCAACCGTATTCTCAATCCCGGTAAAATTTTTGACTTGCCCTGA
- a CDS encoding ABC transporter substrate-binding protein, protein MKYRFRLSTALAVLLLTGALVLSGCSKSATADDDKPKFVNGKLTKEFTLKVPTQTGFNEIYIGERLGFYKEAGLNIEYTGAISGGMLAQSVIKGDNHLFAAGHVLTIAQARQAGAKIKMVLQGSYDNPEPDKIHMTYLVREDSSIKTPQDLIGKKVSISYIGSCTELLFSEYLRQNGIGRDQVTFIPMPDGQAENSLRQGIIDVAGIHNVFTQSALKRGGLRPLTNTFAIGTAAGNGPASSYSARAFSEDFIRDNPDIVKAYIAATVKTQHWINRNYPEALKIAAEHLKIEQDKAAGTVYPVENAIDPVKVDFWIKMMEQNQFVEPGSVNPADIYTNDLNPYLTGEIKEIA, encoded by the coding sequence ATGAAATATCGTTTTCGCCTCAGCACTGCACTTGCAGTGCTATTACTGACCGGCGCCCTTGTTCTCAGCGGCTGCAGTAAAAGCGCGACCGCCGATGACGACAAGCCAAAATTTGTTAACGGCAAACTGACCAAGGAATTCACGCTCAAAGTGCCTACGCAAACCGGATTTAATGAAATCTATATTGGCGAACGGCTTGGTTTTTACAAGGAAGCCGGCCTGAACATCGAATATACCGGTGCAATCAGCGGCGGCATGCTGGCCCAGTCGGTCATCAAAGGCGATAATCATCTCTTTGCCGCAGGGCATGTGCTAACCATTGCCCAGGCCCGCCAGGCCGGGGCCAAAATCAAGATGGTATTGCAGGGTTCTTATGACAACCCTGAACCGGATAAAATCCATATGACCTATTTGGTGCGGGAAGACAGTTCGATCAAAACGCCTCAGGATTTAATCGGCAAAAAAGTTTCGATTAGCTACATCGGCAGCTGCACCGAATTGCTGTTCTCCGAGTATCTCAGGCAAAACGGTATCGGCCGGGATCAGGTTACGTTTATCCCCATGCCTGACGGGCAGGCGGAAAACTCACTCCGTCAGGGCATCATCGACGTCGCCGGCATTCACAATGTCTTCACCCAGTCAGCGCTTAAACGCGGCGGCCTCCGTCCCCTGACCAACACCTTCGCCATCGGGACGGCGGCAGGCAATGGCCCCGCCAGTTCCTATTCCGCCCGGGCGTTCAGTGAGGATTTTATCCGTGACAATCCCGACATCGTTAAAGCCTATATCGCCGCTACCGTCAAAACGCAGCACTGGATTAACCGGAATTATCCCGAGGCCTTGAAAATTGCGGCCGAGCACTTAAAAATTGAACAGGATAAAGCCGCCGGCACAGTTTATCCGGTAGAAAATGCCATTGACCCGGTAAAAGTGGATTTTTGGATTAAAATGATGGAGCAAAATCAGTTTGTCGAACCAGGTTCAGTCAATCCCGCCGATATTTATACCAATGATCTTAATCCTTATCTCACCGGGGAAATCAAAGAAATTGCTTAG
- a CDS encoding ABC transporter permease yields the protein MIIRILQRLTAFFQRFLAIILFLALWEALPRFGFVDPFFLPMLSVVLDAILAMLKTGELFQHLGASLQRTLIGFFLGFVVSVALGLLIGWFSKVERFADPLLQAFRQTSALALFPVFILFFGIGEVSKIAIIYWGVQWPILLNTISGVKNVDPLLIKSARSMGASKLTIFFRVVLPASLPAIFTGARLSATTSILILIAAEMVGAKAGLGFLVFDTQQKFQIPRMYAAILLMSLLGYCANYTLVHLEKKYTSWRSGLTVGE from the coding sequence TTGATCATTCGCATTTTGCAACGTCTTACCGCGTTTTTCCAGCGTTTTTTAGCCATTATTCTGTTTCTGGCTCTGTGGGAAGCGCTGCCAAGATTTGGCTTTGTCGATCCCTTTTTTCTGCCAATGTTATCGGTAGTGCTTGACGCCATCCTGGCCATGCTGAAAACCGGCGAGCTTTTTCAGCACCTGGGCGCCAGCCTGCAGCGCACCCTGATTGGCTTCTTCCTCGGTTTTGTTGTTTCGGTGGCGCTCGGTCTGCTGATCGGCTGGTTCAGTAAAGTTGAACGCTTTGCCGATCCGCTCCTGCAGGCCTTCCGTCAGACTTCGGCCTTAGCGCTGTTCCCGGTGTTTATTCTTTTTTTCGGCATTGGCGAAGTATCCAAAATCGCGATTATTTATTGGGGGGTGCAGTGGCCGATTCTACTCAACACCATCTCCGGCGTTAAAAATGTCGATCCGCTCCTGATTAAATCAGCCCGTTCCATGGGCGCTTCTAAACTGACCATTTTCTTCCGCGTGGTTTTACCGGCCTCATTGCCGGCTATTTTTACCGGAGCCCGCCTGAGCGCCACCACCTCCATTCTGATCCTCATTGCGGCGGAAATGGTCGGCGCCAAGGCCGGTCTCGGCTTCCTCGTTTTCGATACCCAGCAAAAATTCCAAATTCCCCGGATGTATGCAGCCATCCTGCTGATGTCGCTGCTTGGCTACTGCGCTAATTACACGCTGGTTCACCTGGAAAAAAAATACACCTCATGGCGCAGCGGACTGACCGTAGGCGAATGA